One window of the Rosa rugosa chromosome 3, drRosRugo1.1, whole genome shotgun sequence genome contains the following:
- the LOC133737206 gene encoding uncharacterized protein LOC133737206 isoform X1 has translation MEGGDGTMRLGALNMKADRVRFDSSADVSVSSPVTKQKAAAAKQFIENHYKNYLQGLQDRQERRRALQRKVQEDQVPAEEQEEMMRNLARRETEYMRLQRRKIGIDDFEQLTVIGKGAFGEVRLCRAKGTGEIFAMKKLKKSEMLSRGQVEHVRSERNLLAEVDSRCIVKLYYSFQDSDFLYLIMEYLPGGDIMTLLMREDTLSEDVARFYMGESILAIHSIHQHNYVHRDIKPDNLILDKTGHLKLSDFGLCKPLDDKYSTLLENEDLTSQECIAETEGQSGCDKVPWLMPKEQLQQWKRNRRALAYSTVGTLDYMAPEVLLKKGYGMECDWWSLGAIMYEMLVGYPPFCSDDPRITCRKIINWRTCLKFPDEPKISDEARDLICHLLCDVETRLGTHGVEEIKAHPWFRGIEWDRLYEIEAAYKPTVVGDLDTQNFEKFPDLEGAPSATPTVGPWRKMLTSKDNNFIGYTFKKSDVLKSLESSGTDMRSNGSSKSPSLISLLGRIDLQDSVIPEAEPKQED, from the exons ATGGAAGGCGGAGACGGGACGATGCGGCTCGGGGCTCTCAACATGAAGGCGGATCGGGTGAGGTTCGATTCGAGTGCCGATGTGTCGGTTTCGTCGCCGGTGACCAAGCAGAAGGCGGCGGCGGCCAAGCAGTTTATTGAGAATCACTACAAGAACTATCTACAAGGACTACAGGATCGGCAAGAGAG ACGTCGAGCACTTCAAAGGAAAGTGCAAGAAGATCAGGTACCGGCTGAGGAACAAGAAGAGATGATGAGGAATTTGGCACGCCGAGAAACAGAATATATGAGACTCCAAAGACGTAAAATCGGAATTGATGATTTTGAGCAATTAACTGTAATTGGAAAAGGTGCCTTTGGCGAG GTAAGGTTATGCCGTGCAAAAGGTACAGGAGAGATTTTCGctatgaagaaattgaagaaatcAGAGATGCTTAGCCGTGGACAG GTTGAACATGTGCGTTCTGAGAGAAATTTGCTTGCTGAGGTTGATAGTCGGTGTATTGTGAAACTTTATTATTCATTTCAAGATTCCGATTTCTTATACCTTATCATGGAGTATTTACCTGGTGGTGACATTATGACATTATTGATGAGAGAAGATACTCTTTCTGAAGATGTTGCACGTTTTTATATGGGAGAGAGTATTCTGGCTATTCACTCAATCCATCAACACAACTATGTTCACAG GGACATAAAACCAGACAATCTGATACTGGATAAAACTGGCCATTTGAAGCTTTCAGATTTTGGCTTGTGTAAACCTCTGGATGACAAGTATTCTACATTATTGGAAAATGAGGATTTAACATCTCAAGAATGCATAGCTGAAACTGAAGGACAATCTGGCTGTGATAAGGTTCCTTGGTTGATGCCAAAAGAACAATTACAACAATGGAAACGTAATCGGCGTGCCTTG GCTTATTCAACTGTTGGAACTCTTGACTACATGGCACCCGAGGTTTTGCTGAAGAAAGGATATGGTATGGAGTGTGATTGGTGGTCACTAGGAGCAATCATGTACGAGATGCTAGTAGGCTATCCTCCATTCTGCTCTGATGATCCAAGGATCACATGCCGCAAG ATTATCAATTGGAGAACATGCCTGAAGTTTCCCGACGAGCCAAAAATTTCAGACGAGGCAAGGGATTTGATCTGTCACTTGTTATGTGATGTTGAAACAAGGCTTGGGACACATGGAGTAGAAGAAATTAAG GCACATCCTTGGTTCAGAGGTATTGAGTGGGACAGGCTATATGAAATTGAAGCTGCGTATAAACCTACAGTTGTTGGAGACTTGGACACTCAGAATTTCGAGAAGTTTCCTGAT CTAGAAGGTGCACCATCTGCAACACCAACAGTGGGACCGTGGCGGAAG ATGTTAACCTCTAAAGATAACAATTTCATTGGATACACTTTCAAGAAATCAGATGTCCTTAAATCACTTGAAAGTTCAG GTACAGACATGAGATCAAATGGATCTTCAAAGTCCCCATCACTGATATCCTTGTTAG GTAGAATTGACTTGCAAGACAGTGTAATACCAGAGGCCGAACCAAAGCAGGAAGACTAA
- the LOC133737206 gene encoding uncharacterized protein LOC133737206 isoform X2, with translation MEGGDGTMRLGALNMKADRVRFDSSADVSVSSPVTKQKAAAAKQFIENHYKNYLQGLQDRQERRRALQRKVQEDQVPAEEQEEMMRNLARRETEYMRLQRRKIGIDDFEQLTVIGKGAFGEVEHVRSERNLLAEVDSRCIVKLYYSFQDSDFLYLIMEYLPGGDIMTLLMREDTLSEDVARFYMGESILAIHSIHQHNYVHRDIKPDNLILDKTGHLKLSDFGLCKPLDDKYSTLLENEDLTSQECIAETEGQSGCDKVPWLMPKEQLQQWKRNRRALAYSTVGTLDYMAPEVLLKKGYGMECDWWSLGAIMYEMLVGYPPFCSDDPRITCRKIINWRTCLKFPDEPKISDEARDLICHLLCDVETRLGTHGVEEIKAHPWFRGIEWDRLYEIEAAYKPTVVGDLDTQNFEKFPDLEGAPSATPTVGPWRKMLTSKDNNFIGYTFKKSDVLKSLESSGTDMRSNGSSKSPSLISLLGRIDLQDSVIPEAEPKQED, from the exons ATGGAAGGCGGAGACGGGACGATGCGGCTCGGGGCTCTCAACATGAAGGCGGATCGGGTGAGGTTCGATTCGAGTGCCGATGTGTCGGTTTCGTCGCCGGTGACCAAGCAGAAGGCGGCGGCGGCCAAGCAGTTTATTGAGAATCACTACAAGAACTATCTACAAGGACTACAGGATCGGCAAGAGAG ACGTCGAGCACTTCAAAGGAAAGTGCAAGAAGATCAGGTACCGGCTGAGGAACAAGAAGAGATGATGAGGAATTTGGCACGCCGAGAAACAGAATATATGAGACTCCAAAGACGTAAAATCGGAATTGATGATTTTGAGCAATTAACTGTAATTGGAAAAGGTGCCTTTGGCGAG GTTGAACATGTGCGTTCTGAGAGAAATTTGCTTGCTGAGGTTGATAGTCGGTGTATTGTGAAACTTTATTATTCATTTCAAGATTCCGATTTCTTATACCTTATCATGGAGTATTTACCTGGTGGTGACATTATGACATTATTGATGAGAGAAGATACTCTTTCTGAAGATGTTGCACGTTTTTATATGGGAGAGAGTATTCTGGCTATTCACTCAATCCATCAACACAACTATGTTCACAG GGACATAAAACCAGACAATCTGATACTGGATAAAACTGGCCATTTGAAGCTTTCAGATTTTGGCTTGTGTAAACCTCTGGATGACAAGTATTCTACATTATTGGAAAATGAGGATTTAACATCTCAAGAATGCATAGCTGAAACTGAAGGACAATCTGGCTGTGATAAGGTTCCTTGGTTGATGCCAAAAGAACAATTACAACAATGGAAACGTAATCGGCGTGCCTTG GCTTATTCAACTGTTGGAACTCTTGACTACATGGCACCCGAGGTTTTGCTGAAGAAAGGATATGGTATGGAGTGTGATTGGTGGTCACTAGGAGCAATCATGTACGAGATGCTAGTAGGCTATCCTCCATTCTGCTCTGATGATCCAAGGATCACATGCCGCAAG ATTATCAATTGGAGAACATGCCTGAAGTTTCCCGACGAGCCAAAAATTTCAGACGAGGCAAGGGATTTGATCTGTCACTTGTTATGTGATGTTGAAACAAGGCTTGGGACACATGGAGTAGAAGAAATTAAG GCACATCCTTGGTTCAGAGGTATTGAGTGGGACAGGCTATATGAAATTGAAGCTGCGTATAAACCTACAGTTGTTGGAGACTTGGACACTCAGAATTTCGAGAAGTTTCCTGAT CTAGAAGGTGCACCATCTGCAACACCAACAGTGGGACCGTGGCGGAAG ATGTTAACCTCTAAAGATAACAATTTCATTGGATACACTTTCAAGAAATCAGATGTCCTTAAATCACTTGAAAGTTCAG GTACAGACATGAGATCAAATGGATCTTCAAAGTCCCCATCACTGATATCCTTGTTAG GTAGAATTGACTTGCAAGACAGTGTAATACCAGAGGCCGAACCAAAGCAGGAAGACTAA
- the LOC133739756 gene encoding glutamate receptor 2.7-like isoform X2: protein MSWGLLVLLLLVNSALANGRGDRCQKTQQHRVARIGAVVDFTSRVGKEQRIAMDLAIQDLLHSSCLTVNLDLRDSQGNSAKSTAAVEAIIGTLTKQEAALVSEIDNRSQNFTIISLPSTAINPPSASLQLPNFLQAANDIVIHMQCLAALVGHFQWRKVTAIYEQNIDFSSNSGMITLLSDSLKLVNSEIEHHQAFPTRSSLFYPDAFFDEELKKLRSKSNRVFIVTQFSLNTAVFLFEKAKERGMMGKGYVWIVTDEIASLLDSVDSSIKYNMQGVIGIKTNFIETTHNFTKFKTRFRRLYGLQYPEEEENSSPSIFALRTYDAMHAIALAMKNATSKHLSQEIVSTEFQGLSGMMEFKNGMLSQQPTFQIINVFGRSYSEIAFWSPSFGFSEDMNKHLDMKERTNHNYVQVLGPINWPGGLQAAPKGWTLVDGERPLKIGIPARGAFNQFVKVTYDQDKKQTHISGFSIDIFEAAVKNLPYQFSYVYVPFNGSYDELVEQVYYKGLDAAVGDIEVIADRYHYVEFSQPYISSGLQMVVTVKPDKLKEKWMFMNAFSKSMWLLMITTHLSVCFVVWFIECEHGQNFELEGIGAILWFSVTVLFFVQRERVQSNWARLVLAPWLVVILVVTATFTASLTSMMTISRVQPSVLNVETLKEENGTVGCNGNSFIVRYLIDVLEFRPENIKRISSISDYPKAFQNGDIQAAFFVAPHAKVFLACYCKGYTKAGPIYKPSGFAFVFPKGSPLAIDLSKAILDVNERKQVELLEKQMLSSFNCSPSLNLNDGPIGYEPFSGLFLISGLVCAFALLVTSGRIAGRHLQNMSCIRAILMKTGILRWAFMYLIQSCRKSQKHCSTTSILETCSTRNMSSGGDIVIITHQ, encoded by the exons ATGTCTTGGGGTCTCTTGGTTTTGCTGTTGCTGGTGAATTCAGCCCTGGCCAATGGAAGAGGGGACAGATGTCAAAAAACCCAACAACACAGAGTTGCAAGAATAGGAGCTGTAGTTGATTTCACTTCTCGTGTGGGCAAAGAACAGAGAATAGCCATGGATTTGGCTATCCAAGACCTTCTTCACTCGAGCTGCCTTACAGTAAACTTAGACCTCAGAGATTCACAAGGCAATTCAGCTAAATCAACTGCTGCTG TTGAAGCCATCATCGGAACACTGACAAAGCAAGAAGCTGCTCTGGTCTCCGAGATTGACAATCGCAGCCAGAATTTCACCATCATATCGCTTCCTTCCACTGCCATAAATCCACCATCAGCCTCACTTCAACTGCCAAATTTTCTCCAAGCAGCAAATGACATTGTTATCCATATGCAATGCTTGGCAGCCTTAGTTGGTCATTTCCAATGGAGAAAGGTGACTGCAATTTATGAACAAAACATTGACTTTTCCTCCAATTCTGGAATGATAACCCTCCTCTCTGATTCACTTAAATTAGTCAACTCAGAGATTGAACACCACCAAGCTTTCCCAACCCGCTCTTCTCTCTTCTATCCGGATGCCTTTTTTGATGAAGAGCTGAAGAAGTTGAGGAGCAAGAGCAACAGGGTTTTCATAGTTACCCAGTTCTCTTTAAATACAGCAGTTTTTCTCTTTGAAAAGGCAAAGGAAAGGGGGATGATGGGCAAAGGCTATGTGTGGATTGTCACAGATGAAATTGCAAGCCTTCTTGACTCTGTTGACTCTTCTATCAAGTACAACATGCAAGGTGTGATTGGTATCAAAACCAACTTCATCGAAACAACCCACAATTTCACCAAGTTCAAAACCAGGTTCCGCAGACTGTATGGACTGCAATaccctgaagaagaagaaaactctAGTCCAAGCATCTTTGCTCTTCGAACTTATGACGCAATGCACGCCATTGCTCTAGCCATGAAAAATGCTACTTCAAAACATTTGTCTCAAGAAATTGTGTCCACCGAATTCCAAGGTCTAAGTGGCATGATGGAGTTCAAAAATGGCATGCTATCACAACAACCAACCTTTCAAATCATTAATGTGTTTGGCAGAAGCTACAGTGAGATTGCATTCTGGTCACCAAGCTTTGGTTTCTCAGAGGACATGAACAAACACCTTGATATGAAGGAGAGGACTAACCACAATTATGTTCAAGTTTTGGGTCCAATCAACTGGCCAGGTGGCTTACAAGCAGCTCCAAAGGGGTGGACTCTTGTTGATGGAGAGAGACCGTTGAAGATAGGGATTCCGGCGAGGGGTGCCTTCAATCAATTTGTGAAAGTCACATATGACCAGGACAAGAAGCAGACACACATCTCAGGGTTTTCAATTGATATCTTTGAAGCAGCTGTCAAAAACCTGCCTTATCAGTTCTCTTATGTGTATGTTCCCTTCAATGGCTCATATGATGAATTGGTGGAACAGGTCTACTACAAG GGCTTGGATGCAGCTGTTGGTGATATAGAAGTCATAGCTGACCGGTATCATTATGTTGAGTTCTCACAACCATATATAAGCTCTGGACTTCAGATGGTAGTCACTGTAAAGCCAGATAAGCTGAAGGAAAAATGGATGTTCATGAATGCCTTCAGCAAAAGCATGTGGTTGCTCATGATCACTACACACCTTTCTGTATGCTTTGTTGTCTGGTTTATTGAATGCGAACATGGGCAAAACTTTGAATTAGAGGGCATTGGGGCCATCCTGTGGTTCTCTGTCACCGTCTTATTCTTCGTGCAAA GAGAACGAGTTCAGAGTAATTGGGCAAGGCTGGTGCTAGCTCCATGGTTAGTAGTGATTCTAGTAGTAACAGCCACTTTCACAGCGAGCCTCACTTCCATGATGACCATCTCTCGAGTCCAGCCATCTGTGCTCAATGTTGAAACACTTAAGGAAGAAAATGGAACTGTTGGATGTAATGGAAACTCTTTTATAGTAAGGTACCTGATCGATGTTCTAGAGTTCAGACCAGAAAACATCAAGAGAATTTCCTCCATAAGTGACTACCCAAAGGCCTTCCAGAATGGAGATATTCAAGCAGCTTTCTTCGTCGCCCCCCATGCTAAAGTCTTTCTCGCATGTTACTGCAAGGGCTATACGAAAGCAGGTCCTATATACAAGCCTAGCGGCTTTGCATTT GTTTTTCCGAAGGGATCTCCCCTGGCCATTGACCTGTCAAAGGCAATCCTAGATGTAAACGAGAGGAAGCAAGTGGAGCTATTAGAAAAACAAATGCTCTCCTCCTTTAACTGCTCCCCTTCACTCAACTTGAACGATGGTCCAATAGGTTATGAGCCCTTTTCCGGCCTATTTCTAATTTCAGGTTTGGTTTGTGCATTTGCTCTATTGGTTACGAGTGGGCGTATCGCCGGTAGACATCTGCAGAATATGAGCTGCATACGAGCAATACTAATGAAAACAGGAATTCTAAGATGGGCTTTTATGTACTTGATTCAGAGCTGCAGAAAATCTCAAAAGCATTGCTCCACAACCTCCATCCTGGAAACTTGCTCTACAAGGAACATGAGCAGTGGTGGTGATATAGTGATTATCACGCACCAGTAA
- the LOC133739756 gene encoding glutamate receptor 2.7-like isoform X1 has product MSWGLLVLLLLVNSALANGRGDRCQKTQQHRVARIGAVVDFTSRVGKEQRIAMDLAIQDLLHSSCLTVNLDLRDSQGNSAKSTAAVINLLNVKQVEAIIGTLTKQEAALVSEIDNRSQNFTIISLPSTAINPPSASLQLPNFLQAANDIVIHMQCLAALVGHFQWRKVTAIYEQNIDFSSNSGMITLLSDSLKLVNSEIEHHQAFPTRSSLFYPDAFFDEELKKLRSKSNRVFIVTQFSLNTAVFLFEKAKERGMMGKGYVWIVTDEIASLLDSVDSSIKYNMQGVIGIKTNFIETTHNFTKFKTRFRRLYGLQYPEEEENSSPSIFALRTYDAMHAIALAMKNATSKHLSQEIVSTEFQGLSGMMEFKNGMLSQQPTFQIINVFGRSYSEIAFWSPSFGFSEDMNKHLDMKERTNHNYVQVLGPINWPGGLQAAPKGWTLVDGERPLKIGIPARGAFNQFVKVTYDQDKKQTHISGFSIDIFEAAVKNLPYQFSYVYVPFNGSYDELVEQVYYKGLDAAVGDIEVIADRYHYVEFSQPYISSGLQMVVTVKPDKLKEKWMFMNAFSKSMWLLMITTHLSVCFVVWFIECEHGQNFELEGIGAILWFSVTVLFFVQRERVQSNWARLVLAPWLVVILVVTATFTASLTSMMTISRVQPSVLNVETLKEENGTVGCNGNSFIVRYLIDVLEFRPENIKRISSISDYPKAFQNGDIQAAFFVAPHAKVFLACYCKGYTKAGPIYKPSGFAFVFPKGSPLAIDLSKAILDVNERKQVELLEKQMLSSFNCSPSLNLNDGPIGYEPFSGLFLISGLVCAFALLVTSGRIAGRHLQNMSCIRAILMKTGILRWAFMYLIQSCRKSQKHCSTTSILETCSTRNMSSGGDIVIITHQ; this is encoded by the exons ATGTCTTGGGGTCTCTTGGTTTTGCTGTTGCTGGTGAATTCAGCCCTGGCCAATGGAAGAGGGGACAGATGTCAAAAAACCCAACAACACAGAGTTGCAAGAATAGGAGCTGTAGTTGATTTCACTTCTCGTGTGGGCAAAGAACAGAGAATAGCCATGGATTTGGCTATCCAAGACCTTCTTCACTCGAGCTGCCTTACAGTAAACTTAGACCTCAGAGATTCACAAGGCAATTCAGCTAAATCAACTGCTGCTG TAATCAATCTACTTAATGTCAAACAAGTTGAAGCCATCATCGGAACACTGACAAAGCAAGAAGCTGCTCTGGTCTCCGAGATTGACAATCGCAGCCAGAATTTCACCATCATATCGCTTCCTTCCACTGCCATAAATCCACCATCAGCCTCACTTCAACTGCCAAATTTTCTCCAAGCAGCAAATGACATTGTTATCCATATGCAATGCTTGGCAGCCTTAGTTGGTCATTTCCAATGGAGAAAGGTGACTGCAATTTATGAACAAAACATTGACTTTTCCTCCAATTCTGGAATGATAACCCTCCTCTCTGATTCACTTAAATTAGTCAACTCAGAGATTGAACACCACCAAGCTTTCCCAACCCGCTCTTCTCTCTTCTATCCGGATGCCTTTTTTGATGAAGAGCTGAAGAAGTTGAGGAGCAAGAGCAACAGGGTTTTCATAGTTACCCAGTTCTCTTTAAATACAGCAGTTTTTCTCTTTGAAAAGGCAAAGGAAAGGGGGATGATGGGCAAAGGCTATGTGTGGATTGTCACAGATGAAATTGCAAGCCTTCTTGACTCTGTTGACTCTTCTATCAAGTACAACATGCAAGGTGTGATTGGTATCAAAACCAACTTCATCGAAACAACCCACAATTTCACCAAGTTCAAAACCAGGTTCCGCAGACTGTATGGACTGCAATaccctgaagaagaagaaaactctAGTCCAAGCATCTTTGCTCTTCGAACTTATGACGCAATGCACGCCATTGCTCTAGCCATGAAAAATGCTACTTCAAAACATTTGTCTCAAGAAATTGTGTCCACCGAATTCCAAGGTCTAAGTGGCATGATGGAGTTCAAAAATGGCATGCTATCACAACAACCAACCTTTCAAATCATTAATGTGTTTGGCAGAAGCTACAGTGAGATTGCATTCTGGTCACCAAGCTTTGGTTTCTCAGAGGACATGAACAAACACCTTGATATGAAGGAGAGGACTAACCACAATTATGTTCAAGTTTTGGGTCCAATCAACTGGCCAGGTGGCTTACAAGCAGCTCCAAAGGGGTGGACTCTTGTTGATGGAGAGAGACCGTTGAAGATAGGGATTCCGGCGAGGGGTGCCTTCAATCAATTTGTGAAAGTCACATATGACCAGGACAAGAAGCAGACACACATCTCAGGGTTTTCAATTGATATCTTTGAAGCAGCTGTCAAAAACCTGCCTTATCAGTTCTCTTATGTGTATGTTCCCTTCAATGGCTCATATGATGAATTGGTGGAACAGGTCTACTACAAG GGCTTGGATGCAGCTGTTGGTGATATAGAAGTCATAGCTGACCGGTATCATTATGTTGAGTTCTCACAACCATATATAAGCTCTGGACTTCAGATGGTAGTCACTGTAAAGCCAGATAAGCTGAAGGAAAAATGGATGTTCATGAATGCCTTCAGCAAAAGCATGTGGTTGCTCATGATCACTACACACCTTTCTGTATGCTTTGTTGTCTGGTTTATTGAATGCGAACATGGGCAAAACTTTGAATTAGAGGGCATTGGGGCCATCCTGTGGTTCTCTGTCACCGTCTTATTCTTCGTGCAAA GAGAACGAGTTCAGAGTAATTGGGCAAGGCTGGTGCTAGCTCCATGGTTAGTAGTGATTCTAGTAGTAACAGCCACTTTCACAGCGAGCCTCACTTCCATGATGACCATCTCTCGAGTCCAGCCATCTGTGCTCAATGTTGAAACACTTAAGGAAGAAAATGGAACTGTTGGATGTAATGGAAACTCTTTTATAGTAAGGTACCTGATCGATGTTCTAGAGTTCAGACCAGAAAACATCAAGAGAATTTCCTCCATAAGTGACTACCCAAAGGCCTTCCAGAATGGAGATATTCAAGCAGCTTTCTTCGTCGCCCCCCATGCTAAAGTCTTTCTCGCATGTTACTGCAAGGGCTATACGAAAGCAGGTCCTATATACAAGCCTAGCGGCTTTGCATTT GTTTTTCCGAAGGGATCTCCCCTGGCCATTGACCTGTCAAAGGCAATCCTAGATGTAAACGAGAGGAAGCAAGTGGAGCTATTAGAAAAACAAATGCTCTCCTCCTTTAACTGCTCCCCTTCACTCAACTTGAACGATGGTCCAATAGGTTATGAGCCCTTTTCCGGCCTATTTCTAATTTCAGGTTTGGTTTGTGCATTTGCTCTATTGGTTACGAGTGGGCGTATCGCCGGTAGACATCTGCAGAATATGAGCTGCATACGAGCAATACTAATGAAAACAGGAATTCTAAGATGGGCTTTTATGTACTTGATTCAGAGCTGCAGAAAATCTCAAAAGCATTGCTCCACAACCTCCATCCTGGAAACTTGCTCTACAAGGAACATGAGCAGTGGTGGTGATATAGTGATTATCACGCACCAGTAA
- the LOC133735731 gene encoding uncharacterized protein LOC133735731 produces MSNEPRLDFSMLDSTGSDYHSWVTDVENHLTSKEILPIIQAPNPDLMFNRTSTKHAQAVILMRRHMDKALRLEYMSIKDARELWVALEERFGNVQDSLLPDLKVQWNNLRFADFKSVAEYNSEALRLQSMLRFCGQPVTEQELIEKTLSTFPVSAIVVSKQYRTEVNAGRITRFHQLINIISVAEKHDNILVRNYNSMPIGTKSVHEANYNAPKGGRKERNPMNKGYEGRMGPYNRPNQEGNRKFGVDTRGGNATRGRGGRGIPSRNGGAMGRGGGTNPPRERPQRAQRAPQLKGGNHNDECHRCGSIEHWFKQCKASEALAERYRAYRDLREQEVYLAEEEEDGGDVNLTIEDFKAEDEVHMDATDFD; encoded by the coding sequence atgtcgaatgaacctagactcgacttttccatgcttgactcaacaggctcggattaccacagttgggtaaccgatgttgagaaccatctcacttcaaaggaaattttacccataatccaggcacctaacccggatcttaTGTTCAACCGAACAtctacaaagcatgctcaagcagttatcttgatgcgacgccatatggacaaggcactcagattggagtatatgtcgatcaaggatgcaagagagctatgggtagcgctagaagagcgctttggcaatgtccaagattccctcctccctgacttgaaggttcaatggaacaatctgcgctttgctgacttcaagtctgttgctgaatataattcagaggcTCTTCGCTTACAATCCATGTTGAGATTCTGTGggcaacctgtcacagagcaagagctaattgagaagactctctccaccttccccgtttcagccattgtggtatcaaagcaataccgtactgaagtcaatgctggacggatcacgaggtttcatcagcttatcaatattatatctgtagctgagaaacatgataacatactcgtgaggaattataattcaatgcccattggaactaagagcgttcatgaggcgaattataatgcacccaaaggagggcgcaaggagcggaaccctatgaataagggatatgagggacgtatgggtccatataaccgccctaaccaggaaggaaaccgcaagtttggtgtggatacacgtggtggtaatgccacacgtgggagaggaggtCGTGGTATCCCTAGCCGTAATGGTGGcgccatgggtcgtggtggtggcaccaaccctcctagggaacgcccgcaacgtgcacaacgtgcacctcaattaaagggaggcaaccacaatgatgagtgtcatcgatgtggatcaattgagcattggttcaagcaatgcaaggcaagtgaGGCACTAGCTGaaagatacagggcatacagggacctgagagagcaagaagtgtaccttgcagaagaagaagaagatggtggagatgtcaatctcaccatagaggacttcaaagctgaagatgaagtgcacaTGGATGcaacagactttgattag